A window of Nocardia fluminea contains these coding sequences:
- a CDS encoding ferredoxin: MKITADHTRCEGHGMCEALLPSIFRVDDEGNVTVLTEQVLEAELDD, from the coding sequence ATGAAGATCACCGCCGACCACACCCGCTGCGAGGGCCACGGCATGTGCGAAGCGTTGCTGCCCAGCATCTTTCGGGTCGACGACGAAGGCAACGTGACGGTGCTGACCGAGCAGGTGCTCGAAGCCGAACTCGACGACG